Proteins encoded in a region of the Vicia villosa cultivar HV-30 ecotype Madison, WI linkage group LG5, Vvil1.0, whole genome shotgun sequence genome:
- the LOC131606911 gene encoding intracellular ribonuclease LX-like — protein sequence MKVLMILVILISFLQSGVGSFNHYMLAEVWPAGFCQTQTCIKQVNKFIIHGLWPQGVDPSPCPKTELNLYRSVVKKLEVDWQSLTEKEDKVFWKEEWDKHGSCSMLEQNEYFTAASTIYRKKSIIKILNAKGIGNTFVAESLSKQKFEKAIEDGFGVKAQLYCDTQHNLVEVRLCMNKNEPYDYRDCSAASATCPETMV from the exons ATGAAGGTGttaatgattttggtgatattgATTTCCTTTTTACAATCAGGTGTAGGCTCGTTTAATCATTACATGCTAGCGGAAGTATGGCCAGCTGGTTTTTGTCAGACTCAAACCTGTATAAAACAGGTCAACAAATTTATTATTCATGGCCTATGGCCACAGGGAGTGGATCCATCTCCATGTCCAAAAACTGAATTAAAT CTTTATCGTTCAGTGGTGAAGAAGCTTGAGGTTGATTGGCAATCTTTGACCGAGAAGGAAGACAAAGTGTTTTGGAAAGAGGAGTGGGATAAACACGGCTCTTGCTCCATGTTGGAACAAAATGAGTACTTCACAGCCGCATCAACAATTTATCGTAAAAAAAGTATCATTAAAATACTTAATGCAAAGGGTATAGGAAATACGTTTGTTGCGGAATCCTTATCGAAACAAAAATTTGAGAAGGCTATTGAAGATGGCTTTGGCGTTAAAGCGCAACTTTACTGTGACACTCAACATAATTTGGTTGAAGTAAGACTTTGTATGAATAAAAATGAGCCTTATGATTATAGGGACTGTTCTGCTGCTTCTGCAACCTGTCCAGAGACGATGGTATAA